The sequence ATTATCGTAGGTGCTGTATTTCTTTAACTGTGCGGAATATATCCTTCCCCCTTTTGAAGAAATGACAAGTTTTACTAAATTGTTTTCGAGGGAAACATATGATTTCTCGCCTTCAGCAGCCTGTGCAAAACCTCCGTATAAACTTTGAAGATCTTGTTTTTTTGTGGAATCTTTCTGCGTTGCCAGTGCCGCTGCTTTTGCGCTTTGTCCCTGAATATTCTTTTGGGCTTCCTGAATCCTTACTTTTTCTATTGAATCCTGCTGGCGTTTGGCCAATTCCAGCTGTTGTTTGCTCGGTTTGCTTAAATAACCAAAAAATATTAAAATGAGGGTAATCAGAATAATCCCAATTACTGAATTTCTATCCATACTAAAATTTCTCTCTAAAATTATAAATAAAACAACAACACTATATTAAAATTGCATGATCTTCATTAACTCAAAGTTGCTTTTACAAATTCGACAAAAAGCGGATGGGGTTTAACTACTGTACTGCTGTATTCGGGATGAAATTGAACACCCACAAACCATTTGTGTTTTGGTATTTCAATGATTTCAACCAATCCTGTATCAGGATTAACCCCTGCAGCGATCATACCTGCTTTTTCGAAATCTTCAAGGTATTGGCTGTTGAATTCGTAGCGATGCCTGTGTCTTTCCTGAATTTCATTTTTATTGTATGCCTGAAAGGCTTTTGTATCTTTTCTGATCACACAGGGATATGCTCCTAACCGCATAGTTCCTCCTTTTTCCACAACCTCTTTTTGCTCTTCCATCAGGTCGATAACCGGATGAGTCGTTAAACGGTCAATCTCTGTGGAATGGGCATCTTCGTAGCCGAGTACATTACGGGCAAATTCAATGACGGCACATTGCATCCCCAGGCAAATACCCAAAAATGGGATATTGTTTTCGCGCGCATATTGTGCTGCAAGTATTTTACCGTCTATCCCCCGGCTTCCAAAACCAGGAGCAACCAATATCCCTTTGAATTCTTTAAGGATTTCCTGGTAGTTTTCCCTGTTTATTTTTTCTGATTGTATCCTGACCACATTTACCTTGCAATCATTTTCTGCTCCGGCATGAATGAATGATTCGGCAATACTTTTATAGGCATCCGGAAGTTCAACATATTTGCCCACCAAAGCGATTTTAACTTCGCTTTTGGGATTTTTAACCTTTGTTACAAACTGGCGCCATGCTTTTAAGGCAGCAGGTTCACCTTCGGGCAGGCCCAATTTGCGGATCACTGTTGAATCCAGTTGCTCCTTTTGCATGATGAGCGGAACCTCATAAATGGTAGGCGCATCAATGGATTCAACAACCGAATGGATATCCACGTTGCAAAACAATGCTACTTTTTTGCGTACATCGGCCGTAAGGGTTTTCTCTGTCCTTAATATAACAATATCAGGTTGTATCCCATTTTCAAGTAATTCTTTGACGGAATGCTGGGTGGGTTTGGTCTTTAATTCCCCTGAAGCTTTAAGAAAAGGGACTAATGTCAGATGTATCATCACACAGTTGGATGGGCCCAATTCCCATTTCAACTGACGGACAGCTTCAATATAGGGCAGGGATTCTATATCACCTACTGTCCCTCCAATTTCGGTGATGACAATATCGAATTTGTTTTTGGCTCCAAGAAGTTTGATCCTTCTTTTTATTTCATCGGTCACATGCGGAATTACCTGTACGGTTTTGCCCAGGTAATCTCCTTTACGTTCTTTGTTGATAACAGACTGGTAAATAGAGCCTGTAGTTACATTATTCGCCTGTGAAGTTGGGACATTGAGAAAACGTTCATAATGTCCCAAATCCAGATCGGTTTCGGCACCATCTTCTGTTACGTAACATTCTCCGTGTTCGTAAGGATTTAATGTCCCAGGATCGACATTCAAATAGGGGTCAAGTTTCTGAATAGTAACGGCATATCCACGTGCCTGCAATAATTTTGCCAGTGAAGCTGACAATATGCCTTTCCCCAAAGAGGAAACAACTCCACCTGTTACAAATACATATTTAGTTGGTGTCACAATGCAATAAAATAATTAATAATGGCCGCAAAGTAACGAAAATATTTCCAGAAATTGACTACTAATTGCGATGATTATTCAATGTCCAGATTGTCAATCATTTTTATCTTTTCTTTCAGCATCTTGATCTCTTTTTTTGAATTTTCGATTTTTAGATTCACTTCATTGATCATAGATTCTGCATTCTTAGTCTTGGCAAAAAATCCTATATTGTTTTCCAGGGTAACAATGTCATTTTGTAACTGGCTCAACCTGTTCATGAATTTGTCCCTTTCCTGGTTCAGCTTGTGATTGTTTTGGTGCTGTGCCGACAGGTTATCTATCTTGTTTTTAAATTTAAGCAGGTTCTTTTTCGATTCATCAATTTTCAAACTGTCGAAAAGCTTGTTGATGGATTCCCTGTATTTGGTTTGAATCTCTTCCTTATCCCTGAGTGCCACATAGCCGATTTCTGACCATTCTCTCTGGAATTCTTTCAGCTTGTCGAAATTCTCTTCAACCTTTTCAGATAGCTGATAATTCCCAATGCGGCTGATCAGATCAAGTTTCTTCTGTTTGTTCTCTTCATATTTGCTGTCCACACCCGAGAAATATTCGGCCTTGTTTTTGAAGAAAATATCACAGGCTGCCCTGAATCTTTTCCATATGGTATCTGAATATTTTCTGGGCACCGGTCCGATTTCCTTCCATCTTTTCTGTAAATTGATGAGGTCTTCGGTAGTCTTTTTCCATTCCGTGCTGTTTTGCAAAGCTTCGGCCTGAATGCAAAGGTCAGTTTTCAGCTGAAGATTATTGGTCTGAACTTCCTTGTTCTTAGCATAGAAATCTCTTTTTCTGCTAAAGAAAATATCACAGGCATTGCGGAAGCGTAAATAAATTTTGTTGTTTTCCTTTTTGGGGGCGAAACCAATAGTTTTCCATAATTTTTGAATCTCGATGATCTCCTTGGTCTTCTCATCCCAAACAACATGGTTGTTTATCTCAAGATTATTTATTTCCTCAATTTTTTCACAAAGAACAGTTTTTGACTCCAGGTTCTTTTTCTGTGATTCTTTGAGCTCCTCGAAGTATTCCTGATGGCGTTTATTGATTTTTGCAGTAGCTTCTTTCAACCTTTCCCAAATGGCTTCCCTCATTTCAGGAGCTACAGGGCCGATTTCCCTCCATTGTTCATGGAATTTCTGAAGCTGGTTAAATGCCTTGACTACTGAAGGTTCCAGAAGCAGTTCTTCTACTTTTTCGCAAATACCGATTTTGGCTTCAATATTTTTCCTGAAATCCAGGTCTCTAAGCTCTTTGTTTATTTTGATGAAATCGTAAAACATTTCCACCGTGTGGTGATAACTTTCCCACAGATTGTTCATGTTTTGCTGAGGCACTAAACCAATGTTGTGCCATTTCTTTTGAAGTTCCCTGAATTCCTGGAAGGTCTGATTTATTGATTCCTTGCGGTTAATCAGCTCCTTTATGTCATCTATGATTTTATATTTTGTAGCAAGATTTGTCTGCTTTTCTTCTTCCAGTTTTTTGTTGAACTCGGATTTGAGTTCTTTATATTTCTTGAAAAT is a genomic window of Bacteroidota bacterium containing:
- a CDS encoding CTP synthase, coding for MTPTKYVFVTGGVVSSLGKGILSASLAKLLQARGYAVTIQKLDPYLNVDPGTLNPYEHGECYVTEDGAETDLDLGHYERFLNVPTSQANNVTTGSIYQSVINKERKGDYLGKTVQVIPHVTDEIKRRIKLLGAKNKFDIVITEIGGTVGDIESLPYIEAVRQLKWELGPSNCVMIHLTLVPFLKASGELKTKPTQHSVKELLENGIQPDIVILRTEKTLTADVRKKVALFCNVDIHSVVESIDAPTIYEVPLIMQKEQLDSTVIRKLGLPEGEPAALKAWRQFVTKVKNPKSEVKIALVGKYVELPDAYKSIAESFIHAGAENDCKVNVVRIQSEKINRENYQEILKEFKGILVAPGFGSRGIDGKILAAQYARENNIPFLGICLGMQCAVIEFARNVLGYEDAHSTEIDRLTTHPVIDLMEEQKEVVEKGGTMRLGAYPCVIRKDTKAFQAYNKNEIQERHRHRYEFNSQYLEDFEKAGMIAAGVNPDTGLVEIIEIPKHKWFVGVQFHPEYSSTVVKPHPLFVEFVKATLS
- a CDS encoding DUF349 domain-containing protein; translated protein: MDTKEPDYSVRNEQFAGAQNASETKEENLPVDSPEKSEKNQQDTLEVAAADLKVTNDHDVIPEPGTTNSQELKSEKDEIINTEEEENIDPDNVEEQADLTDYSGYSEEELVKILSNLVSTKNVEEIRKDVESIKVHFYKKHKAKIEQKRKEFVEGGGQLEDFKVEDDPSELAIKEIFKKYKELKSEFNKKLEEEKQTNLATKYKIIDDIKELINRKESINQTFQEFRELQKKWHNIGLVPQQNMNNLWESYHHTVEMFYDFIKINKELRDLDFRKNIEAKIGICEKVEELLLEPSVVKAFNQLQKFHEQWREIGPVAPEMREAIWERLKEATAKINKRHQEYFEELKESQKKNLESKTVLCEKIEEINNLEINNHVVWDEKTKEIIEIQKLWKTIGFAPKKENNKIYLRFRNACDIFFSRKRDFYAKNKEVQTNNLQLKTDLCIQAEALQNSTEWKKTTEDLINLQKRWKEIGPVPRKYSDTIWKRFRAACDIFFKNKAEYFSGVDSKYEENKQKKLDLISRIGNYQLSEKVEENFDKLKEFQREWSEIGYVALRDKEEIQTKYRESINKLFDSLKIDESKKNLLKFKNKIDNLSAQHQNNHKLNQERDKFMNRLSQLQNDIVTLENNIGFFAKTKNAESMINEVNLKIENSKKEIKMLKEKIKMIDNLDIE